The Hymenobacter swuensis DY53 genome includes the window CGACCTGCCCATTCAGTACCGCAAGCACGAGGTGAACCAAGGCAAAGGGGCGGCGCTGCACACCGGCATCCGGGAAGCCACCGGCGACTACCTCATCATTCAGGACGCCGACCTAGAGTACGACCCCGAGGAATACAACGTGCTGCTGCGGCCCGTGCTGCGCGGCATGGCCGATGTGGTGTACGGCTCCCGCTTCATGGGCGGCAAGCCTCACCGGATCCTGTTTTTCTGGCACAGCATCGGCAACAAGTGGCTAACTTCGCTATGCAATGCGTTTTCCAACCTTAACCTCACGGATATGGAAACCTGCTACAAGCTGTTCCGCCGCGACATTGTGCAGGGCCTGACGCTGGAGGAAAAACGCTTCGGCTTCGAGCCGGAGGTGACGCTCAAAATGGCGCGCGTCCCCAACGTACGGATTTACGAAGTGGGCATCAGCTACTACGGCCGCACTTACGCCGAGGGCAAGAAGATAGGCTGGCGCGACGGATTCCGCGCCATCTATTGCATCGTCAAATACGGCCTATTTAGCTAACCAATAGCCAAATTAGCCGTGTGCCCTGACGGCACACATGACCATTTTCTGACACTCTACCGATAGACTTCTTCATATGAAAATTGCAGTAGTAGGCACTGGCTACGTAGGCCTCGTGACGGGCACCTGCTTCGCTGAGGTGGGCATTGATGTAACCTGCATCGACATCGACCAACGCAAGATTGACAACCTGCACCAGGGCATTCTGCCCATTTATGAGCCGGGACTGGAGGAAATGGTGTCGCGCAACGTGGCTGCCGGCCGCCTGCACTTTTCCACTAAACTCAGCGAGGCCATTAAAGACTGCGACGTGGCCTTCATTGCAGTGGGTACGCCTCCCGGCGAGGATGGCTCCGCCGACCTGAAGTACGTGCTGGGTGTGGCCCGGGAGATTGGCGAAAATATGACCAACTACGGTGTTATCGTGACCAAAAGCACGGTTCCGGTAGGTACGGCCGCTAAGGTGCGTAAGGAAATTACCGATGCCCTGGCCAAACGCGGTGAAGCCATTGACTTCGATGTGGCCTCCAACCCCGAGTTCCTGAAGGAAGGTGCTGCTATTGATGATTTTCTGAAGCCTGACCGCATTGTGGTAGGCGTGGCTTCTGAACGCGCCGAGGAAGTAATGACCAAGCTCTACAAGCCATTCCTGCTCAACGGCCACCCGATTATCTTCATGGATATTCCCTCGGCAGAAATGACGAAATACGCGGCCAACTCCATGCTGGCTACCAAAATTTCGTTCATGAACGACATTGCCAACCTCTGTGAAATCATGGGGGCTGATGTAAACATGGTACGTAAGGGCATCGGCTCCGATGCTCGTATTGGTACCAAGTTCATTTATCCTGGCATCGGCTACGGCGGCTCCTGCTTCCCCAAAGACGTGAAGGCCCTCATTAAAACGGCCCAGGAAAACGGCTATCAGATGCAGGTGCTCCAGGCCGTGGAAAGCGTGAACGATGCCCAGAAAGAGGTGCTGTTCGATAAGGTGAAAAAGCACTTTGGCGGCGAGCTGCAAGGCAAAAAAATGGCCGTATGGGGCCTGTCGTTCAAGCCTAAAACCGACGACATGCGCGAAGCCCCGTCGCTGGTAATCATCGAGAAGCTGCTGGCCGAAGGCTGCACCGTAACGGCCTACGACCCGGTGGCCATGCCCGAGGCTAAACACTCACTGGGTGATACCATCACCTACGCCAAGGATCAGATGGAAGCCCTTATTGATGCCGACGCCCTGCTCATCGTGACGGAGTGGCCTGAGTTTCGGGTGCCTAACTTTGAGGTAATGAGCCGGTTACTCAAGCAGAAGGTGATCTTCGATGGCCGCAACATCTACGATGCTGCCGAGCTGCAGGAAGCTGGTTTCGCCTACCACTGCATCGGTATCCGGACGGCTCACCACGAGCCCGCCTAATGGAGCGAACCGCTGATAGCTGCTGGCTATTGGCTTGGCTCTCCTGATTTCGCTTCTGTCACAGAAAAGCTACTAGTTAACTGCTACTAGCCAAAATATCAACGTAGTATGGCTGACAAAAAAAGAATTCTGATAACCGGCGGCGCTGGTTTTCTCGGCTCGCACCTCTGCGACAGGTTCATGGCCGAAGGGTACCACGTCATTGCCATGGACAACCTGGTAACCGGCGA containing:
- a CDS encoding UDP-glucose dehydrogenase family protein produces the protein MKIAVVGTGYVGLVTGTCFAEVGIDVTCIDIDQRKIDNLHQGILPIYEPGLEEMVSRNVAAGRLHFSTKLSEAIKDCDVAFIAVGTPPGEDGSADLKYVLGVAREIGENMTNYGVIVTKSTVPVGTAAKVRKEITDALAKRGEAIDFDVASNPEFLKEGAAIDDFLKPDRIVVGVASERAEEVMTKLYKPFLLNGHPIIFMDIPSAEMTKYAANSMLATKISFMNDIANLCEIMGADVNMVRKGIGSDARIGTKFIYPGIGYGGSCFPKDVKALIKTAQENGYQMQVLQAVESVNDAQKEVLFDKVKKHFGGELQGKKMAVWGLSFKPKTDDMREAPSLVIIEKLLAEGCTVTAYDPVAMPEAKHSLGDTITYAKDQMEALIDADALLIVTEWPEFRVPNFEVMSRLLKQKVIFDGRNIYDAAELQEAGFAYHCIGIRTAHHEPA
- a CDS encoding glycosyltransferase family 2 protein; translation: MSAPVPPRKLSIIIPAYNEGATIHLILDQVKAVELIGGFTKEVIIVNDCSRDNTEQAIQQYMVANPDLPIQYRKHEVNQGKGAALHTGIREATGDYLIIQDADLEYDPEEYNVLLRPVLRGMADVVYGSRFMGGKPHRILFFWHSIGNKWLTSLCNAFSNLNLTDMETCYKLFRRDIVQGLTLEEKRFGFEPEVTLKMARVPNVRIYEVGISYYGRTYAEGKKIGWRDGFRAIYCIVKYGLFS